The segment TGCGGGAACACCGCATAGATGCCGTTGGGCGGCGCGGCGAACTCCTCCAGCACGGCCACCAGGCGGCCTTCGGCGATCTCCTCTTCCACCTCCCAGGAGCTGCGCCAGGCGATGCCATGGCCCGCCAGGCACCAGTTGTGCAGCACCTGGCCGTCCGAGCAGTCCATGGGGCCGCCGGGGCGCAGGTGCATGACTTCCCGGGCGTCATCCTTGGGAACGCTGAATGCCCAGCCGCGGGTCTGCGAAGCGTCGCTGGACAACACCAGGCAGTCGAAGCGGGTCAGGTCCTGCGGCACCAGGGGCGTGCCGTGGCGCTTGAGAAAGTCGGGGGTGGCCACGCACAGGCGCCGGTTGTCGGCCATGCGTACGCTGACCAGGGAGGAATCCGGCATGTCGCCCACGCGCACCGCGCAGTCATACCCTTCGCCGGCAATGTCCACCACCCGGTCGCTGAGGTTCAGGGAGATGGTCACATCGGCATGCAGTTCGCGAAACTTGGGAACCAGGGGCGCCACATGGCGGCGGCCGAAACCGGCCGGCGCCGTGATCCGCAGGTGGCCGCTGGCCTTGACACCGCCGGCCGAGACGCTGGCTTCGGCATTGGCCACATCGGTGAGCAAGCGCTGGCAATCCTCCAGGAAGGCGCTGCCCTCGTGGGTCAGGCTGATGCGCCGCGTGGTGCGCACCAGCAGCTTCACACCCAGGCGTTCCTCTAGCGCGTCCAGCCGCCGGCCCATGATGGCGGGGGCCACGCC is part of the Rhodoferax sp. BAB1 genome and harbors:
- a CDS encoding LysR family transcriptional regulator, producing the protein MDKLKQMESFVSVATRGSLTAAAHAEGVAPAIMGRRLDALEERLGVKLLVRTTRRISLTHEGSAFLEDCQRLLTDVANAEASVSAGGVKASGHLRITAPAGFGRRHVAPLVPKFRELHADVTISLNLSDRVVDIAGEGYDCAVRVGDMPDSSLVSVRMADNRRLCVATPDFLKRHGTPLVPQDLTRFDCLVLSSDASQTRGWAFSVPKDDAREVMHLRPGGPMDCSDGQVLHNWCLAGHGIAWRSSWEVEEEIAEGRLVAVLEEFAAPPNGIYAVFPQRKHLPLRVRLWVDFLKHHYGQPGFWQVRR